One Carettochelys insculpta isolate YL-2023 chromosome 15, ASM3395843v1, whole genome shotgun sequence DNA window includes the following coding sequences:
- the TCOF1 gene encoding treacle protein isoform X5: MAAAGRGQRQLLVLIHQHLLRAGYVKAARELQLQLGQKEFPAQLTSLEDIFTHWQQTPPNAKKRKASDLERGVPTKKIRVPDPKSSSESSEEETKAVTAGAPVVSNSTVQAESSEDEDSSSEEEAVAGKETKEVRPAAASSKAANSLPHVAHNKANATSGKLAAAAGAGKSKAASNKLMPAVPAASSTLVKAGQKKAPAGRPGTAAATRAKVGQSKAVGAVTAKAAESSESSNSSENEEGEKRPAGKLPGPKSALKPPAGKAEQSSEGSSGDTSSEEELETPVLQTKPAGRAVPINATPVKSAPATPVLTKRSPGKVGTPAPWKRTTETPTQGKSGVAKVTAPAKAAGSAKAQDTSESSSDSDSEDEEARSAAQTDPSAKAPQATATLLKSAPATPLAARAAPAKASIPAPRKQLSKLAVPSQASMGPGTPRTTAKAEESSESSDSSGSEDEAPPVPISQKRLPQSQAPSGAKPCPVGTAVSPVKAAASALKGQDSESESSLSSDSEEEEAAQTQPPNAAVKTAAVAQLTSSKKAQALPASLPKVQAAAESSEESDSEEESIPPQQPTPAKLVLAPKPPDTTASAAKLTPPTGTGTHRVAISPGKAAAAAVSESSSSSSSESEDDELPAGQQGAASGKATTPAGKGVQASAPRLQSLSVKGRGPIAGKAGLQAAGGSTQRPVLPVLPAKGPSPESSSSSDSEEEEEETVKQPLKPAGVPQKQGAAKEAESSSSESSEEDQQPSQSLLTGYQGLPKAPAGPQAQKPASLTIPKPGRRKAAATASALVKPRKAALPDVSASDSSDSDTDTEKSPANQKAGSKLPSPGAEVKVASGKGAMVGKAGGKALLVKAGLPLAQNDASSKGAPGPLSAYTLLSIAPSAKESSASESEDETTTAAKALAGPTPGEPEGGKKEKKTKKTTVASAKALKAVKTPKGGDKENKKQKSSLKRKLAAVGAAGVTEPKLKKLKSSLEAPKKKKSKVGSSKEKKKKSEKKTLKDKKKKSKKAASGAEPSADGSAPAHKKKKKKKKKKKEAELQGSL, translated from the exons GACTCCCCCAAATGCCAAGAAACGAAAGGCGAGCGACTTGGAGAGAGGCGTTCCAACAAAAAAGATCAGAGTTCCTGATCCCAAGAGCAGCTCCGAAAGCTCAGAAGAGGAGACAAAAGCTGTGACAG CAGGTGCCCCTGTTGTGAGTAACTCCACAgtgcaggcagagagcagcgagGACGAAGACTCCTCTTCCGAAGAGGAGGCGGTGGctggaaaggaaacaaaggag gTGAGACCCGCTGCTGCCAGTAGCAAAGCTGCCAATTCTCTGCCACATGTTGCCCACAACAAAGCCAATGCTACTTCAGGtaagctggcagctgctgctggggcaggaaaGAGCAAAGCCGCCTCCAACAAGCTCATGCCTGCTGTTCCAGCTGCCTCTTCAACTCTGGTCAAAGCAGGGCAGAAGAAAGCTCCTGCCGGTAGGCCAGGAACTGCTGCAGCAACTCGGGCCAAAGTCGGGCAAAGCAAAGCAGTAGGAGCAGTAACCGCAAAGGCAGCAGAGAGCTCCGAAAGCAGCAATTCGTCGGAGAATGAGGAAGGGGAGAAGAGGCCAGCAGGCAAGCTCCCAGGTCCCAAATCGG CGCTAAAGCCACCAGCTGGAAAGGccgagcagagcagtgagggctCGAGTGGTGACACTTCCTCTGAAGAGGAATTAGAAACCCCAGTGCTCCAG ACAAAACCAGCTGGGAGAGCAGTGCCGATCAACGCAACACCAGTGAAAAGTGCTCCAGCCACTCCAGTGCTTACCAAGAGGTCCCCAGGGAAAGTGGGCACCCCAGCTCCATGGAAACGAACCACAGAAACACCAACCCAGGGCAAATCAGGCGTTGCAAAGGTGACTGCTCCTGCAAAGGCTGCTGGGAGCGCAAAGGCGCAGGACACTTCTGAGAGCAGCAGCGACTCGGACAGCGAAGATGAGGAAGCCAGGTCAGCTGCGCAG ACGGACCCATCTGCAAAAGCTCCCCAGGCCACGGCGACACTGCTGAAAAGTGCACCAGCCACTCCTCTGGCCGCCAGGGCGGCTCCAGCGAAAGCCTCAATACCAGCTCCGCGAAAGCAGCTCTCAAAACTAGCTGTGCCCAGCCAGGCTAGCATGGGGCCTGGAACGCCTAGAACCACTGCAAAGGCAGAAGAGAGTTCAGAGAGCAGCGACTCGTCGGGAAGTGAGGATGAGGCTCCCCCGGTGCCAATAAGCCAGAAG agATTGCCACAGTCTCAGGCTCCTTCTGGTGCCAAGCCCTGCCCGGTTGGTACAGCTGTGAGccctgtgaaagcagctgcaagTGCCTTGAAGGGCCAGGACTCAGAGAGTGAGAGCAGTTTGTCTTCGGACAGcgaggaggaagaggcagcacAAACACAGCCTCCTAATGCTG CAGTGAAGACCGCTGCGGTGGCACAGCTGACGAGCAGCAAGAAGGCCCAGGCCCTGCCAGCATCTCTTCCAAAagtgcaagcagcagcagagagcagtgagGAGTCTGACTCGGAGGAGGAGTCAATCCCTCCACAG cAACCAACCCCAGCAAAACTTGTCCTTGCCCCGAAACCTCCGGACACAACAGCCAGCGCAGCAAAGCTCACGCCGCCCACTGGGACAGGGACACACAGAGTAGCCATCAGCCCCGGGAAGGCAGCTGCTGCCGCAGTGTCTGAGAGCTCAAGTTCGAGTTCCTCCGAGAGCGAGGACGACGAGCTGCCTGCAGGACAG CAAGGGGCTGCCTCAGGTAAAGCCACTACCCCTGCAGGGAAGGGTGTGCAAGCCAGTGCTCCCAGGTTGCAGAGCCTTTCGGTCAAGGGCAGAGGTCCCATTGCAGGAAAAGCAGGACTTCAGGCTGCAGGCGGGAGCACCCAGCGCCCGGTTTTGCCCGTCCTGCCTGCCAAAGGGCCGAGCCCGGAAAGTAGCAGTTCCTCGGACagcgaggaggaagaggaggaaacgGTCAAGCAGCCCCTAAAGCCTG CAGGGGTGCCCCAGAAGCAGGGAGCAGCGAAGGAGGCCGAGAGCTCCTCCTCAGAGTCCAGTGAGGAAGACCAGCAGCCCTCACAG TCCCTTCTCACAGGTTATCAAGGTCTTCCTaaggccccagcagggccccaagCCCAGAAACCTGCTTCCTTGACCATACCCAAACCCGGCCGTagaaaagcagcagccactgccagtgccctCGTGAAACCTAGGAAAGCAGCGCTGCCAGACGTCTCGGCGAGCGACAGCAGTGACTCCGACACAGACACCGAGAAGTCGCcagccaaccagaaggcag GGAGCAAGTTGCCCTCTCCTGGAGCAGAAGTGAAAGTGGCCTCCGGCAAAGGCGCTATGGTGGGGAAAGCGGGAGGCAAGGCCTTGCTAGTAAAGGCAGGCCTGCCTCTGGCTCAGAATGACGCCAGTTCAAAGGGCGCTCCGGGGCCGCTGTCAGCCTACACCCTGCTGTCCATAGCACCATCAGCGAAGGAGAGCTCGGCGAGTGAGAGTGAAGACGAGACGACCACTGCTGCCAAGGCTCTGGCCGGGCCCACACCAGGAGAGCCGGAGGGAGGCAAGAAggagaaaaagacaaagaaaacgACTGTGGCTTCAGCCAAGGCTCTGAAAGCGGTGAAAACACCCAAGGGGGGGGACAAAGAGAACAAGAAGCAGAAATCCTCCCTGAAGAGGAAGCTGGcggcagtgggagctgcgggcGTGACAGAGCCCAAGCTGAAGAAGCTGAAAAGCAGCCTCGAGGcgcccaaaaagaaaaaaagcaaagtgGGAAGCAgcaaggagaaaaagaagaaatctG AGAAGAAGACGCTGAAAGACAAGAAGAAGAAGAGCAAGAAGGCTGCCTCCGGAGCGGAGCCGAGCGCAGACGGGTCTGCTCCTgcccacaaaaagaaaaagaaaaagaaaaag AAGAAGAAAGAGGCTGAGCTCCAGGGATCCTTGTGA